The Brevibacillus brevis genome contains a region encoding:
- a CDS encoding universal stress protein, translating into MVEQFRRKSPEEILQSISRMHRGRLKIILGAVSGAGKTYHLLMEGQTLKKKGIDVVVAGSGEATHPKLAQKREGLEQIQPIIWYSLGEARHDLDVAAIIERDPEVVLVDGLAHRNRPDAPRPTSLDDVQYLLNHNISVIATVNIYELAGMKEMAERLTKAEVRIDQCVPEDTLAMADEVKLLDVTPEAILKRLQEDDRNPTRTKHPLFRRDNLHVLRELALRFVATGVNEDLEDYREKHGMVGASGATEKVLVSAQYHWNGSILVRRGQQVAKRLGGELLVVCFLPLSKKLTKEEATFKRSIGKLVDKVGGTFEEQMLAREKEVANELVAYAMENNVTRIVMGQSKRTRWEEIWYGSIVHKILRQTKNIDILIVADRSERDGERVMPTKREQAVTANPYRRLSDEEMQQEIGKIKRGTLKVYVGAAPGVGKTYTMLREGNELAENGIDVVIGLLETHGRKETSEQVGGLPLIPRKRIPYKNVTLEEMDTDEIIRRNPEVVLVDELAHTNVPGSAYEKRYHDVEKILAAGISVISTMNIQHLESLNDSVEQITGIRVRETVPDHILHQADEVELIDISPKALRQRMREGNIYAMEKVEQSLTNFFKTGNLIALRELALREVADDVDERLEAWERRTLRGPWRQREVIFVCVNLRADSERLIRRGFRIAYRLKATWHVAYVQDHPSLTEEEETQLAKLKALTERLGGRFERYEAPSRRKVFTKLVWHMNEKGTTQVVIGQSARTRWKEILEGSVIQRLLREVRHMDVLVVADHAPDMM; encoded by the coding sequence ATGGTAGAGCAGTTTCGGCGAAAATCCCCGGAGGAAATCTTGCAGTCCATCTCCAGAATGCACCGGGGCAGGCTGAAAATCATTCTGGGGGCAGTCAGTGGTGCAGGGAAAACCTATCACCTGCTAATGGAAGGGCAGACGCTTAAGAAAAAAGGGATTGATGTGGTCGTAGCTGGCTCAGGTGAGGCCACTCATCCCAAGCTGGCGCAAAAGCGGGAGGGGCTGGAGCAAATCCAGCCAATCATCTGGTATTCCCTCGGGGAAGCGAGGCATGATCTGGACGTTGCAGCCATTATCGAGCGAGACCCGGAAGTCGTCCTCGTAGACGGCTTGGCTCATCGCAATCGTCCAGATGCCCCGCGTCCAACCAGCCTGGACGATGTTCAGTATTTGCTGAACCACAATATTAGTGTGATCGCGACGGTCAACATTTACGAATTGGCCGGGATGAAAGAGATGGCAGAGCGACTGACGAAGGCAGAGGTGCGGATCGACCAGTGTGTCCCGGAAGATACGCTTGCCATGGCCGACGAGGTGAAACTGCTAGACGTTACGCCAGAAGCCATTCTGAAACGGCTGCAAGAAGACGATCGCAACCCGACTCGAACCAAGCATCCGCTGTTTCGCAGAGACAATCTGCATGTGCTGCGGGAACTCGCTCTTCGGTTCGTAGCTACGGGCGTAAACGAGGATTTGGAGGATTATCGGGAGAAGCACGGCATGGTGGGGGCGTCAGGAGCCACAGAGAAGGTTCTGGTTTCTGCCCAGTATCATTGGAACGGCTCGATATTGGTTCGGCGCGGACAACAGGTTGCCAAGCGGCTCGGCGGAGAGCTCTTGGTCGTCTGTTTTCTCCCTTTATCCAAGAAGCTGACGAAGGAAGAAGCGACTTTTAAGAGATCCATCGGAAAGCTCGTGGACAAAGTCGGAGGTACCTTCGAAGAGCAGATGCTTGCACGAGAAAAGGAAGTAGCAAACGAGCTCGTCGCCTATGCGATGGAGAATAATGTGACTCGAATCGTCATGGGGCAGTCCAAGCGTACGCGCTGGGAAGAGATATGGTATGGCTCCATCGTCCATAAGATTCTTCGGCAAACGAAAAATATCGATATTTTGATCGTGGCGGATCGTTCCGAGCGGGACGGTGAGCGTGTCATGCCGACCAAGCGAGAACAAGCGGTAACGGCCAATCCATACCGACGACTCTCCGATGAGGAGATGCAGCAGGAAATCGGGAAAATCAAGCGCGGTACGCTAAAAGTATATGTAGGAGCCGCACCTGGTGTCGGCAAGACGTACACGATGCTGAGAGAAGGCAACGAGCTCGCCGAAAATGGCATCGACGTGGTGATTGGGCTTTTGGAAACACATGGACGAAAAGAAACCAGTGAGCAGGTAGGGGGACTTCCTCTCATCCCGCGCAAGCGCATTCCGTACAAAAACGTGACGCTGGAAGAAATGGACACGGACGAAATTATCCGGCGAAATCCGGAGGTCGTGCTGGTAGATGAACTGGCACATACGAATGTGCCGGGGAGTGCCTATGAGAAGCGATACCACGATGTCGAGAAGATTTTGGCTGCGGGTATTTCTGTCATATCCACGATGAACATTCAGCACCTCGAGAGCTTAAATGACAGTGTAGAGCAGATCACCGGAATCCGCGTGCGAGAGACGGTGCCAGACCATATTCTGCATCAGGCAGATGAGGTAGAGCTGATCGATATTTCACCCAAAGCGCTGCGTCAGCGGATGCGGGAGGGCAATATTTACGCGATGGAAAAGGTGGAGCAATCTCTGACCAACTTTTTCAAAACAGGGAATTTGATCGCGTTAAGGGAGCTGGCCTTGCGTGAGGTGGCAGACGACGTCGATGAACGCTTGGAGGCGTGGGAGCGACGAACGCTGCGCGGGCCTTGGCGACAGCGGGAAGTGATTTTTGTCTGCGTCAACCTGCGTGCAGACAGTGAACGATTGATTCGACGAGGGTTTCGCATCGCGTATCGCTTGAAAGCGACCTGGCATGTAGCTTACGTGCAGGATCATCCGTCGCTGACAGAAGAGGAAGAGACACAGCTGGCGAAGCTGAAGGCACTAACAGAGCGGCTCGGGGGTCGTTTCGAACGATACGAAGCCCCTTCCCGACGCAAAGTTTTCACCAAGCTGGTTTGGCATATGAACGAAAAAGGAACGACACAGGTAGTCATCGGGCAGTCGGCGCGGACCCGCTGGAAGGAAATTCTCGAGGGTTCGGTCATCCAGCGATTATTGCGGGAGGTCCGACACATGGATGTGCTGGTCGTGGCTGATCACGCACCCGATATGATGTGA
- the kdpC gene encoding potassium-transporting ATPase subunit KdpC: MILKNLRLSLVLLLICGIAYPLAMTGISQVVMPAQASGSLITDASGKVVGSELIGQTFTDPKYFWGRISSIDNNASGSGSNNYAPSNPALIERTQKDIAAFLAANPGVKQEDIPADLLTNSASGLDPHISPKAAQIQVERVAKARNLEPVQLQALIEANTEGRSLGVFGEPRVNVVKLNLALDEMKK; this comes from the coding sequence ATGATATTGAAAAATTTGCGTCTCAGCCTCGTTTTGCTGCTGATTTGCGGCATTGCCTACCCGCTGGCGATGACAGGTATTTCACAGGTTGTCATGCCTGCACAAGCAAGCGGCAGTCTCATCACCGATGCGAGCGGCAAGGTGGTCGGCTCCGAGCTGATTGGGCAGACATTCACCGATCCGAAGTACTTCTGGGGACGCATTTCTTCTATTGATAATAATGCGTCAGGCTCTGGCTCGAACAATTACGCGCCATCCAATCCGGCCCTGATCGAACGTACGCAAAAGGATATCGCCGCATTTCTGGCAGCGAATCCTGGCGTGAAGCAGGAAGACATCCCGGCTGATTTGCTGACCAACTCCGCTTCCGGTCTGGACCCGCATATCTCGCCAAAAGCTGCCCAAATACAAGTGGAGCGTGTAGCGAAGGCGCGCAATCTCGAACCGGTACAACTACAGGCTCTGATTGAAGCGAATACAGAGGGAAGAAGCTTGGGTGTATTCGGAGAGCCGCGTGTCAATGTAGTGAAGCTGAATTTGGCTTTGGACGAAATGAAGAAGTAA
- the kdpB gene encoding potassium-transporting ATPase subunit KdpB, producing MSRTRTVALPKDLYQRAFVESFKKLDPRVMMKNPVMFVVEIGFFITLLLTFVPNLFGGASDPLYNGVVSFILFVTILFANFAEALAEGRGKAQAESLKKTKQDTQAKKVGKDGRIQVVSSTELRKGDLVIVEAGELIPSDGEIVEGVASVDESAITGESAPVIKEAGGDFSSVTGGTRVVSDRIRVRVTTDPGESFLDRMISLVEGAKRQKTPNEIALNTLLVSLTLIFLIVCTTLQPIANYVNAAIPVATLIALLVCLIPTTIGGLLSAIGIAGMDRVTQFNVIAMSGKAVEASGDINTIILDKTGTITHGNRMAAEFVTVGNSKSTELNRVAAQSSVHDETPEGRSVVELAKKQGLAPAELELPGSEGVEFRAETRMSGTNLANGILIRKGAVDAIKKYVAEQGGSIPADLDEKANRIATAGGTPLAVAEGNAILGLIYLKDTVKPGMRERFEELRRMGIRTVMCTGDNPLTAATIAREAGVDDFVAEAKPEDKIALIRKEQAAGKLVAMTGDGTNDAPALAQADVGLAMNTGTVAAKEAANMVDLDSDPTKIIEVVAIGKQLLMTRGALTTFSIANDVAKYFAIIPAMFMLAIPQMSALNIMGLATPQSAILSALIFNAIIIPILIPLAMKGVKYTPMSATKLLSCNLVIYGLGGIIVPFVGIKLIDLVLTGLNLV from the coding sequence ATGAGTAGAACGCGCACGGTTGCGCTTCCTAAAGATTTGTACCAGCGGGCCTTTGTCGAGTCTTTCAAAAAACTGGACCCGCGTGTAATGATGAAAAATCCAGTCATGTTCGTGGTAGAGATCGGGTTCTTCATTACGCTTCTCCTGACGTTTGTGCCCAATTTGTTCGGGGGAGCTTCGGACCCGCTTTACAACGGCGTCGTCAGCTTTATCCTGTTCGTGACGATTTTGTTCGCCAACTTCGCAGAAGCCTTGGCAGAAGGGCGCGGCAAAGCACAGGCAGAGAGCTTGAAAAAAACGAAGCAGGACACGCAAGCAAAAAAAGTGGGGAAAGATGGTCGGATTCAAGTCGTCAGTTCCACAGAACTGCGAAAAGGCGATCTGGTCATCGTGGAAGCAGGCGAGCTGATTCCATCCGACGGGGAAATCGTCGAGGGTGTCGCCTCAGTGGACGAATCAGCGATTACGGGTGAATCTGCTCCGGTCATTAAAGAAGCAGGTGGCGATTTCAGCTCTGTCACGGGAGGTACACGTGTCGTCAGTGACCGCATCCGTGTCCGCGTGACGACGGATCCCGGCGAATCGTTTTTGGATCGCATGATTTCGTTGGTAGAAGGCGCGAAGAGACAGAAGACTCCGAATGAAATCGCGTTGAATACGCTGTTGGTCAGCTTGACGTTGATTTTCCTGATCGTCTGCACGACCTTGCAGCCGATTGCGAACTATGTGAATGCAGCCATTCCGGTTGCGACTCTGATTGCCTTGCTCGTATGCTTGATTCCGACCACGATTGGCGGACTCTTGTCAGCGATTGGGATTGCGGGTATGGACCGGGTCACACAGTTTAACGTCATTGCCATGTCTGGTAAAGCCGTTGAGGCATCTGGTGACATCAACACCATTATTTTGGATAAAACGGGAACGATCACGCACGGAAACCGGATGGCTGCCGAGTTTGTCACCGTAGGCAACAGCAAGAGCACGGAATTGAACCGAGTAGCTGCACAAAGCTCGGTCCATGACGAAACACCGGAAGGACGCTCTGTCGTAGAGCTGGCGAAAAAACAAGGGCTGGCACCTGCTGAACTGGAATTGCCCGGTTCCGAAGGCGTGGAGTTCCGCGCTGAAACAAGAATGAGCGGGACGAATCTGGCAAACGGTATCCTCATCCGCAAAGGGGCCGTCGACGCCATCAAAAAATACGTAGCAGAGCAAGGGGGCAGCATTCCTGCTGATTTGGATGAAAAAGCAAACCGGATTGCAACGGCGGGCGGCACGCCATTGGCTGTAGCAGAAGGCAATGCGATTCTCGGTTTGATTTACTTGAAGGATACCGTAAAGCCAGGGATGCGCGAACGCTTTGAGGAGCTGCGTCGGATGGGAATTCGTACGGTCATGTGCACGGGGGATAACCCGCTGACAGCAGCGACGATTGCCCGCGAAGCTGGTGTAGATGATTTCGTAGCGGAAGCCAAGCCGGAAGACAAGATTGCGCTGATCCGCAAAGAACAAGCGGCAGGCAAGCTGGTCGCCATGACAGGTGACGGTACGAATGACGCGCCAGCTCTCGCACAAGCCGATGTCGGTTTGGCGATGAATACGGGTACGGTAGCGGCGAAGGAAGCAGCGAACATGGTCGATCTGGATTCTGACCCGACCAAAATCATCGAGGTCGTGGCGATTGGCAAACAGCTTTTGATGACACGCGGTGCATTGACGACGTTCAGTATCGCCAATGACGTAGCGAAATACTTCGCGATCATTCCTGCGATGTTCATGCTGGCGATCCCACAAATGAGTGCGCTCAACATTATGGGCTTGGCTACACCGCAAAGTGCGATTTTGTCCGCGTTGATCTTCAATGCGATCATCATCCCGATCCTCATTCCGTTGGCGATGAAAGGTGTGAAATACACGCCAATGAGCGCGACAAAGCTGCTTAGCTGCAATCTGGTGATCTATGGCTTGGGAGGAATTATCGTTCCGTTCGTGGGCATCAAGCTGATTGACTTGGTTTTGACCGGATTGAATCTGGTGTAA
- the kdpA gene encoding potassium-transporting ATPase subunit KdpA has product MDFIQIALVLVVLFVLAIPMGRYLARSFSLETTRLDRVFGGLEKAIYKLSGIRVADMTWKQYAMAVLVSNISMVAIAYLLLRLQGMLPGNPSGIAAMEPLLSFNTAVSFLTNTNLQHYSGESGLSYLSQMLVIIYLMFTTPATGIAVVMAFMRGLTGQRSIGNYYVDLVRAHTRVLIPLAIAVTLLLVSQGVPQTMEPTATATTISGTEQQIARGPVASLVSIKHLGTNGGGFFGVNSSHPFENPTPLTNVIEILSMFLIPAALPFAFGFMAKSRKQGWVIFGAMFVMFLAFLITAYANEVNGNPALERAGLSQEMGSMEGKEVRFGIAQSALFTAVTTAATTGTVNNMHDTLTPLGGLVPLGEMMLNCVFGGDGVGTINILMYAILAVFLAGLMVGRTPEFLGRKIEGKEMKLIAIAILVHPLIILAPTAIALATEMGSSAVSNPGFHGISQVLYEYTSSAANNGSGFEGLGDNTPFWNISTGLVMLFGRYVSIITMLAVAGSLLTKTPVPETMGTLRTDNSVFTVILIATVVIVGALTFLPVLALGPIAEWLTIR; this is encoded by the coding sequence GTGGACTTTATACAAATAGCGTTGGTTTTGGTGGTGCTTTTCGTGCTCGCCATACCGATGGGAAGATATTTGGCACGCTCCTTTTCGCTGGAGACGACCCGATTGGACCGTGTTTTTGGCGGGTTGGAAAAAGCGATATACAAGCTGTCTGGCATTCGCGTAGCAGATATGACCTGGAAGCAGTACGCAATGGCTGTTCTGGTCAGCAACATTTCGATGGTAGCCATTGCCTATCTCTTGCTTCGTTTGCAAGGGATGCTGCCTGGAAACCCAAGTGGTATTGCGGCGATGGAGCCGTTGCTTTCCTTTAACACAGCTGTCAGCTTTTTGACGAATACCAATCTTCAGCATTACAGCGGAGAAAGCGGATTGTCGTATCTATCACAGATGCTGGTCATTATTTACCTGATGTTTACCACGCCAGCGACAGGGATCGCGGTCGTAATGGCTTTCATGCGCGGGCTGACCGGACAGCGCAGCATCGGTAACTACTACGTAGATTTGGTACGTGCTCATACACGGGTGTTGATTCCACTGGCGATTGCCGTGACATTGCTCTTGGTGTCCCAAGGCGTGCCGCAGACGATGGAACCGACGGCAACAGCGACAACCATTAGCGGAACGGAACAACAAATCGCTCGCGGTCCGGTTGCTTCACTCGTATCAATCAAGCATTTGGGAACAAACGGGGGAGGATTCTTCGGGGTAAACTCTTCGCATCCGTTTGAAAACCCGACACCGCTTACGAATGTGATTGAAATTTTGTCGATGTTCTTGATCCCGGCGGCACTGCCATTCGCATTCGGCTTCATGGCGAAGAGCCGCAAGCAAGGCTGGGTTATTTTTGGAGCGATGTTCGTGATGTTCCTGGCGTTCTTGATTACGGCGTATGCCAACGAAGTAAACGGCAACCCGGCGCTGGAACGGGCTGGCCTGTCACAAGAAATGGGCAGCATGGAAGGAAAAGAAGTCCGCTTTGGTATCGCACAAAGCGCCTTGTTCACTGCCGTGACAACAGCGGCAACGACAGGAACCGTGAACAACATGCACGATACATTGACACCACTTGGCGGCTTGGTTCCGCTCGGTGAAATGATGCTCAACTGCGTATTCGGCGGAGATGGCGTCGGAACGATTAACATTTTGATGTATGCGATTTTGGCTGTATTCTTGGCGGGCTTAATGGTAGGACGTACGCCTGAATTCCTCGGCCGCAAGATCGAAGGAAAAGAGATGAAGCTGATCGCCATCGCGATTCTCGTTCATCCCCTGATTATTTTGGCGCCAACCGCCATTGCATTGGCAACAGAAATGGGATCGTCCGCAGTGTCGAATCCAGGCTTCCACGGTATTTCACAAGTGCTGTATGAGTACACTTCTTCGGCAGCCAACAACGGTTCCGGTTTTGAAGGGTTGGGCGACAACACGCCATTCTGGAACATTTCTACCGGACTCGTCATGCTGTTCGGTCGATACGTCTCGATCATTACGATGCTGGCGGTAGCAGGCTCCTTGCTCACAAAAACGCCAGTACCGGAAACGATGGGTACACTGCGCACAGACAATAGTGTATTCACAGTGATTCTGATTGCGACTGTAGTAATCGTAGGCGCACTGACATTCCTGCCTGTGCTTGCGCTCGGTCCAATCGCCGAGTGGCTCACAATCCGTTAA
- the kdpF gene encoding K(+)-transporting ATPase subunit F: MIWLLLIVAGLAMYLCHALIYPEKY; encoded by the coding sequence ATGATCTGGTTGCTGCTGATTGTGGCAGGGCTTGCGATGTACCTGTGCCACGCATTGATTTACCCGGAAAAATACTAG
- a CDS encoding DUF2294 domain-containing protein, whose translation MAISNKKKLEAEISEAFIKFQRELIGRGPQEAKTYIVGDMVIARFKGVLTVEEKHLSSHDKGRRIVKEMREVLREMYSEESEEIVEKLTSCKVLSSHSDISTKMGERIEVYVLDKDLEKMLG comes from the coding sequence TTGGCCATCTCTAACAAAAAAAAGCTGGAAGCAGAAATCAGCGAAGCATTCATAAAATTTCAGCGCGAACTGATTGGACGAGGTCCACAGGAAGCGAAGACCTACATCGTCGGTGATATGGTCATCGCCAGGTTCAAAGGTGTTCTCACCGTCGAAGAAAAGCATCTGTCCAGTCACGATAAAGGTCGCCGCATCGTCAAAGAAATGCGCGAGGTTCTCCGTGAAATGTACAGCGAAGAATCAGAAGAAATCGTAGAAAAGCTGACAAGCTGCAAGGTACTATCGAGTCATAGCGACATCAGCACGAAAATGGGGGAACGGATCGAGGTTTATGTTTTGGACAAGGACCTCGAAAAAATGTTGGGCTAA
- a CDS encoding glycine betaine ABC transporter substrate-binding protein: protein MMNKMVPALLAVMMGATAWLAGCSSPNTNTEIPTATVIGPISSETSDNALGEKLDYKIIGIDAGAGSMVKTEEVMNLYGLDKWQLVEGSDAAMTAALIKAYEAKEPIIITGWTPHWMFKKMDLKYLADPKNGFGGAEQIHTIVRKGLKEDQPAAYQFLDKFWWEPADMESVMVQMIDGKDPEVAAAEWVKNNKAKVAKWVAGIQPVQKEKLTLAYVAWDSEIASTHVVEHVLEQKLGYEVEVSQVQTGPMWAGVAIGDVDGMVAAWLPSTDTSYLKKFGGQIEDLGPNLDGTKIGLVVPSYMNISSIEDLQ from the coding sequence ATGATGAACAAAATGGTTCCAGCTTTACTGGCAGTGATGATGGGAGCGACGGCTTGGCTCGCAGGCTGCTCTAGTCCAAACACAAACACAGAAATACCGACAGCAACGGTGATCGGTCCAATTTCTTCTGAGACATCGGACAACGCGTTGGGAGAAAAGCTCGACTACAAAATCATCGGAATCGACGCAGGAGCAGGCTCGATGGTGAAGACAGAGGAAGTCATGAATCTATATGGCTTGGATAAATGGCAGCTTGTCGAAGGCTCAGATGCAGCAATGACAGCAGCTTTGATCAAGGCGTATGAAGCGAAGGAACCGATTATCATTACGGGCTGGACGCCCCATTGGATGTTTAAAAAGATGGATTTGAAATATTTGGCGGACCCGAAGAACGGCTTTGGCGGAGCGGAACAAATCCATACCATCGTGCGAAAAGGGCTGAAAGAGGATCAGCCTGCTGCCTATCAATTTCTGGATAAGTTCTGGTGGGAGCCAGCCGACATGGAGTCGGTCATGGTCCAAATGATTGACGGAAAAGATCCGGAAGTGGCTGCTGCGGAATGGGTAAAAAACAACAAAGCCAAAGTAGCGAAATGGGTGGCGGGCATCCAGCCTGTCCAAAAAGAGAAGCTGACTCTCGCGTATGTAGCATGGGATTCTGAAATTGCCAGCACACACGTCGTAGAGCATGTGCTGGAGCAGAAGCTGGGGTATGAAGTCGAAGTGAGTCAGGTGCAGACTGGACCGATGTGGGCAGGAGTTGCCATTGGGGATGTAGATGGGATGGTTGCGGCTTGGCTGCCGTCTACAGATACGAGCTATTTGAAAAAATTTGGTGGGCAAATCGAGGATTTGGGTCCGAATCTCGACGGAACCAAAATCGGACTCGTGGTTCCTTCGTACATGAACATCTCGTCCATTGAGGATCTCCAATAA
- a CDS encoding ABC transporter permease yields the protein MDVVPKLPIGEWMEGFVEVLGQYKGVLFDPVSIVISTMVTYCSTVLAEIPSLILILLLGGATWVFAGKASMVFTVIGLSLIHNLGYWDETIETLGLVLTATMISIAIGIPVGIHCAGHDTFRNLVTPVLDLMQTMPAFVYLIPAIFFFGLGEVPGVIASVIFALPPIVRLTNLGIRQVPAEMEEAADAFGATGWQKLVKVQLPYAKSTILAGVNQCIMLALSMVVIAAMIGAKGLGADVYRAVSQVDIGRGFEAGLSIVIIAIVLDRLTQHAGKKERNT from the coding sequence ATGGACGTCGTGCCTAAGCTGCCGATTGGCGAATGGATGGAAGGGTTCGTGGAGGTGCTGGGCCAGTACAAAGGGGTATTGTTTGATCCGGTGTCTATCGTCATTTCCACGATGGTGACTTACTGTTCCACGGTTTTGGCAGAGATACCTTCGCTGATCCTCATCTTGCTGCTAGGGGGCGCCACATGGGTTTTTGCAGGAAAAGCATCCATGGTCTTTACGGTTATCGGACTTTCTCTCATTCACAACTTGGGGTACTGGGATGAAACGATCGAGACATTGGGACTCGTCCTCACTGCCACCATGATTTCGATCGCCATCGGGATTCCGGTGGGCATTCATTGCGCGGGACACGATACGTTTCGCAATCTGGTCACGCCAGTACTTGATTTGATGCAGACGATGCCAGCGTTCGTTTACTTGATTCCCGCGATCTTTTTCTTCGGCTTGGGCGAGGTGCCGGGAGTCATTGCCTCCGTTATTTTTGCTTTGCCGCCAATTGTACGACTCACGAACTTAGGCATACGTCAGGTCCCAGCGGAAATGGAGGAAGCGGCGGACGCCTTTGGCGCAACCGGGTGGCAAAAGCTCGTGAAAGTACAACTGCCGTATGCGAAATCGACGATCTTGGCGGGAGTCAATCAGTGCATCATGCTCGCCCTGTCGATGGTGGTCATAGCGGCTATGATCGGGGCGAAAGGCTTGGGTGCAGACGTATATCGCGCCGTTTCGCAAGTGGATATAGGAAGAGGATTCGAGGCGGGGCTATCCATCGTGATTATCGCTATCGTCTTGGATCGGCTTACTCAACATGCAGGAAAAAAGGAGAGAAACACATGA